The sequence below is a genomic window from Paenibacillus sp. DCT19.
GCACAACTACAACGCAACGATGAGAGTCGTGGATGGCCGATTGCGTGACTTGCATATTAGTGTTGTGCCTGTGATGATCGAAGGTAAACATATGGGGAGTCATATTTTGATCAAGGATGTCACAGAGGAGAAGCAGGCACAGGAGGATATTCTTTATCAAGCTCTGCATGATTCACTTACAGGGTTACCCAACCGGCGAAAGCTGGATGATGTACTGGCGGCAACTTTGGCATCCTCTGAGTTAACAGGTCATAAATTCGCGGTTATGGTGATGGATATCGATCGTTTCAAAATGATTAATGATTCGCTGGGGCACTCCATCGGAGATATCTTCTTGCAAGAGGTTAGTGTTCGGATCATGGATGCGATGCAAGCCTGGGATGCCAAAGCCGAGGATAATGTTATGTTGGCTCGTATGGGCGGGGATGAATTCACATTAGTTGTCGCTAATGATCAGAGAAACGAGATTGGCGTGGCTGAGCTTGCAGAGCGAATCGTCAATGCAATTCAATTACCATATCGACTTAAAGAGAATGACTTCTATGTTACCGCAAGTATTGGTATTGCGATGTACCCCGATCATGGGACGGAAGCGGATAGTTTATTGAAACATGCAGATACCGCTATGTATGAAGTGAAGAAAAATGGTAAGAACGGCTTTCAGTTCTATACAACCCAACTCGATTCAGAGTTATACGAGCGAATTGAGCTCGAAGGATATTTACGTAAAGCGTTGGAGCGCGATGAGATGCTGCTGTATTACCAGCCTCAGATTCGAACGGAGGACAGCCGGATGATTGGTGTGGAAGCTCTTATTCGCTGGAACCATCCACAGAAAGGCATTCTGGCACCCAATGTCTTCATTCCACTCGCAGAGGAGACAGGCATGATCTATGCGATTGGGAACTGGACGCTAAGGGAAGCCTGCAGACAGATGAAACAATGGCATGAGGCTGGTGGACCGCTCATTCCGGTCTCGGTTAACTTATCAAGCTTGCAGTTCCACCAGACTAACCTGTTAGAGCAGGTGCAACATGCGCTGCTTGAAACCGGGCTGGAAGCGAAATATCTGGAGCTGGAGATTACAGAGAGCATGATGATGGACGCTTCTGTATCTGCGGACATCCTTAATGAACTTACCTCACTTGGCGTGAAGATCAGCCTTGATGATTTTGGTACAGGCTACAGCTCGCTCAGTTATTTGAAGCATTATCCGATCCATAAGCTGAAGATTGATCGCTCGTTTGTCACCGATATTACGGAGAATCGGAGTGATCAGGCGATTGTCGCGACGATTATTTCAATGGCTCAGCATTTGAAGATGGAAGTTATTGCGGAAGGCATTGAGACCAAGGGGCAGCTGGATATCTTAATGGAGAATGACTGCAAAGAGATTCAGGGTTACTATTTCAGTCGTCCTCTGCCAGCTCAAGAGGTTGAAGATCACTTTTTCGTTCCACTGCGGTTAGAAGAGCAATCTTAAAATTAATTCATGCCAAGCGGCAAGTCCCCGTCATTCTACAGGGACTTGCCGCTTTATTTGTTAAACATACATATTAGATTACATAAGAAACTGAATCATTAAATCCATTCGGATTCATCGAGCCATTCAAGTGAGGATATCTCAGAGAAACTTGCGATGATGCTTCTTGCCATCATAGGTGAACCAGATTGGTTTTTCTTCCACACGGGTTTCCAGATGCACTGTGCGTCCCCACAACTTGTAGAGATAAGGAAGGGTGCGCTCCATATATTTAAGATCCAGTTCGATGCCTTCATATTGATGTTTGAGGACAAGCTCGCCGGTTCGCAAATAGTCTGCGTCTTGAACAACGAGATAAGGAGAGCCGCCGTTCACGCGTGAGAATACAAGTTGATCCCGTATGTTCTCCCAAGACTTGTCGGTAATTTTCCAGTCTGGGCCCTTTTTCTCAAATACATATAGGTCAAGGTCTTCCGTTAACTGTTTGGTCATGTAATTGCGGATAAACGAGGTGTCTGAATCGAA
It includes:
- a CDS encoding EAL domain-containing protein: MEHIHGTYNSELVILSYIIAAVASYAALDLAGRVSLAKGMPRNVWLTCGAMSMGLGIWSMHFVGMLAFTLPMNVSYSTGGVTLSVLLAIVASGVALHIAGRESVSMRQIIVAGLLMTVGISSMHYVGMAAMSASITYEISKVILSILIAAGASFAALWLMFFFRHRHSRFTWVYKLGSGLIMAIGITGMHYTGMSAAQFHNGHVMGKHHGMQMNPDMLAYLIAAGTFVTLGFTLFGIFFNQRLSQKDQRIHENEQWYQALYHNHSDAIISVDREGYVKGINAAVTRITGFEEQYVINRRIDHTLDNVEIYWQNDIQQVAWADGFLDQHNYNATMRVVDGRLRDLHISVVPVMIEGKHMGSHILIKDVTEEKQAQEDILYQALHDSLTGLPNRRKLDDVLAATLASSELTGHKFAVMVMDIDRFKMINDSLGHSIGDIFLQEVSVRIMDAMQAWDAKAEDNVMLARMGGDEFTLVVANDQRNEIGVAELAERIVNAIQLPYRLKENDFYVTASIGIAMYPDHGTEADSLLKHADTAMYEVKKNGKNGFQFYTTQLDSELYERIELEGYLRKALERDEMLLYYQPQIRTEDSRMIGVEALIRWNHPQKGILAPNVFIPLAEETGMIYAIGNWTLREACRQMKQWHEAGGPLIPVSVNLSSLQFHQTNLLEQVQHALLETGLEAKYLELEITESMMMDASVSADILNELTSLGVKISLDDFGTGYSSLSYLKHYPIHKLKIDRSFVTDITENRSDQAIVATIISMAQHLKMEVIAEGIETKGQLDILMENDCKEIQGYYFSRPLPAQEVEDHFFVPLRLEEQS